One genomic segment of Schlesneria paludicola DSM 18645 includes these proteins:
- a CDS encoding DinB family protein gives METIPLIARLNQHRAWTNRNLRAAVALLNDEQLHTSLPIGQGSVWKSLTHMYAAEYVWLGALHGEEEPLVQGDVRGKLPGNQLGEGKIADFVELRQKWEELELRWSEYVNGLQPSELEDTVFKVVSTAGAGVRFGTRRADILLHVCLHAHYTTAQTVNMLRQLGVEKLPESMLISLARHELAT, from the coding sequence ATGGAGACGATCCCATTGATTGCCCGGTTGAATCAGCATCGTGCGTGGACGAATCGCAATTTGCGGGCGGCTGTCGCATTGCTGAATGACGAACAATTGCATACTTCGCTTCCGATTGGGCAGGGAAGTGTCTGGAAATCGCTCACGCACATGTACGCCGCGGAGTACGTCTGGCTTGGCGCGCTGCATGGTGAAGAAGAGCCACTGGTTCAGGGGGATGTGCGGGGAAAGCTTCCTGGAAACCAGCTTGGGGAAGGAAAGATCGCTGATTTCGTGGAACTCCGTCAGAAGTGGGAAGAACTTGAGCTGCGATGGAGCGAATATGTGAATGGACTGCAGCCATCGGAACTCGAGGACACTGTATTTAAGGTTGTGAGCACCGCCGGTGCAGGGGTTCGATTTGGGACCCGGCGCGCAGACATTCTGCTGCATGTGTGTCTGCACGCCCATTACACCACAGCCCAGACCGTTAACATGCTGCGGCAGTTGGGGGTCGAAAAACTGCCTGAGTCGATGTTAATCAGCTTGGCTCGCCACGAATTGGCGACCTAA